One window from the genome of Thermus sediminis encodes:
- a CDS encoding nuclear transport factor 2 family protein: MEEELWGFLERHLRSIYEGDPEGYKATTHEELSLYEWFVTPHRLDGLPFHLYMTERRWATRGRPYRIDLLEKRLQRYGDVAIFSYTLLLTVEEEGGLRHQAVNESRVAARFPEGWKVVHVHKSPAQ, translated from the coding sequence ATGGAAGAGGAACTTTGGGGATTCCTGGAGAGGCACCTCCGGAGCATCTACGAGGGGGACCCTGAGGGCTACAAGGCCACCACCCACGAGGAGCTTTCCCTCTACGAGTGGTTCGTGACCCCCCACCGCCTGGACGGCCTCCCCTTCCACCTTTACATGACGGAAAGGCGCTGGGCCACCCGGGGCCGCCCCTACCGGATAGACCTCCTGGAGAAGCGCCTGCAGCGCTACGGGGACGTGGCCATCTTCAGCTACACCCTCCTCCTCACCGTGGAGGAGGAGGGAGGCCTGAGGCACCAGGCGGTGAACGAAAGCCGGGTGGCCGCGCGCTTTCCCGAGGGGTGGAAGGTGGTCCACGTCCACAAGAGCCCAGCCCAGTAG
- a CDS encoding acyl-CoA mutase large subunit family protein: MEGLFESLPEGYGEKLGRPGEYPFTRGIYPRMYLERPWTMRQYAGFSTAEESNARYRYLLAQGQTGLSVAFDLPTQLGLDPDHPMSVGEVGRVGVSIATLEDMARLFQGIPLDRVSTSMTINAPAMMLLAFYLLVAEEQGVSWDQVSGTVQNDILKEYIARGTYIYPPGPSMRLVTDIFEFCSQRVPRWNTISISGYHIREAGSTAAQEIAFTLADAKAYVRAALERGLDVDRFAPRLSFFFAAHGDILEEAAKFRAARRLWARIMREEFGAKDPRSWMLRFHTQTGGSTLTAQEPLNNVVRTAYQALAAVLGGTQSLHTNAYDEALGLPTEKSALLALRTQQILAHESGVTRAIDPLGGSFYVEHLTEALEKEAERLIQEIEALGGAVAAVEAGYFQRAIEESAWQFQKEVEEGKRIIVGVNRFQDPNSPLNEPVPVQRIDPELHERRKREVARFKGNRDGESVRIGLENLRQAARGGENLFPYVLEAFRRRATLGEVCGVLREEWGEYQPGR, from the coding sequence ATGGAAGGCCTCTTTGAGTCCCTGCCCGAAGGCTACGGGGAGAAGTTGGGCCGCCCTGGGGAGTACCCCTTTACCCGGGGCATCTACCCCCGGATGTACCTGGAAAGGCCCTGGACCATGCGGCAGTACGCGGGCTTCTCCACCGCCGAGGAGTCCAACGCCCGCTACCGGTACCTCCTGGCCCAAGGGCAGACGGGGCTTTCCGTGGCCTTTGACCTCCCCACCCAGCTGGGCCTGGACCCCGACCACCCCATGAGCGTGGGGGAGGTGGGGCGGGTGGGGGTTTCCATCGCCACCCTCGAGGACATGGCGAGGCTCTTCCAGGGCATCCCCCTGGACCGGGTCTCCACCAGCATGACCATCAACGCCCCCGCCATGATGCTCCTCGCCTTCTACCTCCTGGTGGCGGAGGAGCAGGGGGTTTCCTGGGACCAGGTCTCGGGCACGGTCCAGAACGACATCCTCAAGGAGTACATCGCCCGGGGGACCTACATCTATCCCCCGGGCCCCTCCATGCGCCTGGTCACGGACATCTTTGAGTTCTGCAGCCAGCGGGTCCCCAGGTGGAACACGATTAGCATCTCCGGCTACCACATCCGCGAGGCGGGCTCCACCGCCGCCCAGGAGATCGCCTTCACCTTGGCGGACGCCAAGGCCTACGTGCGGGCCGCCTTGGAACGGGGCCTGGACGTGGACCGCTTCGCCCCCAGGCTCTCCTTCTTCTTCGCCGCCCATGGCGACATCCTCGAGGAGGCCGCCAAGTTCCGGGCGGCCCGGAGGCTCTGGGCCCGCATCATGCGGGAGGAGTTCGGGGCCAAGGACCCGAGGAGCTGGATGCTGCGCTTTCACACCCAGACCGGGGGGTCCACCCTCACCGCCCAAGAACCCTTGAACAACGTGGTGCGCACCGCCTACCAGGCCCTGGCCGCCGTCCTCGGGGGGACGCAAAGCCTCCACACCAACGCCTACGACGAGGCCCTGGGCCTGCCCACGGAAAAAAGCGCCCTTCTCGCCCTAAGGACCCAGCAGATCCTGGCCCACGAGAGCGGGGTCACCCGGGCCATTGACCCCTTGGGGGGGAGCTTCTACGTGGAGCACCTCACCGAGGCCCTGGAGAAGGAGGCGGAAAGGCTGATCCAGGAGATAGAGGCCCTGGGTGGGGCGGTGGCGGCGGTGGAGGCGGGCTACTTCCAACGGGCCATTGAGGAGTCGGCCTGGCAGTTCCAGAAGGAGGTGGAGGAGGGGAAAAGGATCATCGTGGGCGTGAACCGCTTCCAGGACCCCAATAGCCCCCTCAATGAGCCCGTGCCCGTGCAGCGCATTGACCCCGAGCTCCACGAGAGGCGCAAGCGGGAGGTCGCCAGGTTCAAAGGGAACCGGGACGGGGAGAGCGTGCGGATCGGCCTGGAGAACCTCAGGCAGGCGGCGAGGGGGGGCGAGAACCTCTTCCCCTATGTCCTCGAGGCCTTCCGCCGCCGGGCCACCCTAGGCGAGGTCTGCGGGGTCCTAAGGGAGGAATGGGGAGAGTACCAGCCCGGGAGGTGA
- a CDS encoding winged helix-turn-helix transcriptional regulator codes for MALSKNARKVLKVLARRGALEVLFALGRGPARFSDLRTFLVLSPRTLAERLREYHLLGFVERRAFPEVPPRVEYTLTPRGKRVLDFLRVLEDALDSEEVKR; via the coding sequence ATGGCCCTCTCCAAGAACGCCCGCAAGGTGCTCAAGGTCCTGGCCCGCCGGGGGGCCTTAGAGGTCCTCTTCGCCTTGGGCCGGGGGCCCGCCCGCTTTTCCGACCTGCGGACCTTCCTCGTCCTCTCTCCCCGCACCCTGGCGGAGCGGCTCAGGGAGTACCACCTCCTGGGCTTCGTAGAGCGGCGGGCCTTCCCCGAGGTGCCCCCCCGGGTAGAATACACCTTGACCCCGCGGGGCAAGCGGGTCCTGGATTTTTTGCGCGTGTTGGAGGATGCCTTGGATTCCGAGGAGGTCAAGCGGTGA
- the minD gene encoding septum site-determining protein MinD produces MRARAIVVTSGKGGVGKTTTTANLGAALAKLGEKVAVVDVDVGLRNLDVVMGLEGRVVFDLIDVLEGRAKPRQALIRDKRVENLYLLPASQTKDKEALDPARFKELVQYLLSEEGFDRVLIDSPAGIEKGFQTAATPAEGALVVVNPEVSSVRDADRIIGLLEAREIRENSLVINRIRPKMVSRGDMLSVEDVVEILGLRPIGIIPEDEQVLISTNQGEPLVLKGNSPAALAYLDTARRLRGEEVPFRNLEEASGLLGALRKLFGGR; encoded by the coding sequence GTGAGGGCGAGAGCCATCGTGGTGACATCGGGCAAGGGGGGGGTGGGGAAGACCACCACCACCGCCAACCTGGGCGCAGCCCTGGCCAAGCTGGGGGAGAAGGTGGCGGTTGTTGACGTGGACGTGGGCCTCCGGAACCTGGACGTGGTCATGGGCCTCGAGGGCCGGGTGGTCTTTGACCTCATCGACGTCCTGGAGGGCCGGGCCAAGCCCCGCCAGGCCCTCATCCGGGACAAGCGGGTGGAGAACCTCTACCTCCTCCCCGCCTCCCAGACCAAGGACAAGGAGGCCTTGGACCCAGCGCGCTTTAAGGAGCTAGTCCAGTATCTCCTTTCGGAAGAGGGGTTTGACCGGGTTCTTATAGACTCCCCTGCTGGCATAGAGAAGGGTTTCCAGACGGCGGCCACCCCGGCGGAGGGGGCCTTGGTGGTGGTGAACCCCGAGGTCAGCAGCGTCCGGGATGCCGACCGCATCATCGGCCTCCTGGAGGCCCGGGAGATCCGGGAGAACTCCCTCGTCATCAACCGCATAAGGCCCAAGATGGTCTCCCGGGGCGACATGCTTTCCGTGGAGGACGTGGTGGAGATCCTGGGCCTCAGGCCCATCGGCATCATCCCCGAGGACGAGCAGGTCCTCATCTCCACCAACCAGGGGGAGCCCTTGGTGCTCAAGGGCAATAGCCCCGCCGCCTTGGCCTACCTGGACACCGCCCGCCGCCTCCGGGGGGAGGAGGTGCCCTTCAGGAACCTGGAAGAGGCCTCGGGGCTTCTTGGGGCGTTGCGCAAGCTCTTCGGGGGGCGCTGA
- the minE gene encoding cell division topological specificity factor MinE — protein MWWRKRSKEKAKERLKLVLAYDRARLSPGMVESLKRDLLEVLRRYFPAQEEGLSVALEERGERMVLVADIPLR, from the coding sequence ATGTGGTGGCGCAAGAGGAGCAAGGAGAAGGCGAAGGAGCGCCTGAAGCTGGTCCTGGCCTACGACCGGGCCAGGCTCTCCCCCGGGATGGTGGAGAGCCTCAAGCGGGACCTCCTGGAGGTCCTGCGCCGCTACTTCCCCGCCCAGGAGGAGGGCCTCTCCGTGGCCCTGGAGGAGCGGGGGGAGAGGATGGTGCTCGTCGCCGACATCCCCTTGAGGTGA
- the rodA gene encoding rod shape-determining protein RodA, whose product MVPRRPNLLAYDWGLVLLALAILVLGLFNLRSALPDPALFPRQLTALALGLGLAVGVQFLSRRQVFALAYPLYALALALLLAVLFFGREINGSKAWFVLGPLQFQPLEVAKLALVLALARLLEGRPIRRVWDYPLPALLTLPTVALLLLQPDLGGALVVLFGAFAVLFLRGLPWRHLLVGALALALLVPTVVWPNLKAYQRERVLIVLDPYRDPLGQGFQVIQSSIAIGSGGLFGKGYGQGTQTQLGFVPFRHTDFVFAVWAEEWGFVGVVFLFGLYALFLVRLLSLALECPRLSDRLFIGGVGGMLAFQTLVNLGVALGVMPVTGLTLPLFSYGGSSLMATLLSLGFVLLFHRDRAEP is encoded by the coding sequence TTGGTCCCGAGGCGGCCCAACCTCCTGGCCTACGACTGGGGCCTGGTCCTCCTGGCCTTGGCCATCCTGGTCCTGGGGCTTTTCAACCTTAGAAGTGCCCTCCCTGATCCCGCCCTCTTCCCCCGGCAGCTTACGGCCCTGGCCCTGGGGCTGGGCCTGGCGGTGGGGGTGCAGTTCCTCTCCCGCAGGCAGGTCTTCGCCCTGGCCTACCCCCTCTATGCCCTTGCCCTGGCCCTTTTGCTGGCGGTTTTGTTCTTCGGGCGGGAGATCAACGGGTCTAAGGCCTGGTTCGTCCTGGGGCCCCTGCAGTTCCAGCCCCTCGAGGTGGCCAAGCTGGCCCTGGTCCTGGCCCTGGCCCGCCTGCTGGAGGGCCGCCCCATCCGGCGGGTGTGGGACTACCCCCTTCCCGCCCTCCTCACCCTCCCCACGGTGGCCCTCCTCCTCCTCCAGCCCGACCTGGGGGGCGCTCTGGTGGTCCTCTTCGGGGCCTTCGCCGTGCTCTTCCTCCGCGGGCTTCCCTGGAGGCACCTCCTCGTGGGGGCCTTGGCCCTGGCCCTCCTGGTGCCCACCGTGGTCTGGCCCAACCTCAAGGCCTACCAGCGGGAAAGGGTCCTCATTGTCCTGGACCCCTACCGGGACCCCCTGGGCCAGGGGTTCCAGGTGATCCAGTCCAGCATCGCCATCGGCTCTGGGGGGCTTTTCGGCAAGGGGTACGGCCAGGGCACCCAGACCCAGCTGGGCTTCGTGCCCTTCCGGCACACGGACTTCGTCTTCGCCGTGTGGGCCGAGGAGTGGGGGTTTGTGGGCGTGGTGTTCCTCTTTGGCCTCTACGCCCTTTTCCTGGTGCGCCTCCTCTCCTTGGCCCTGGAGTGCCCCAGGCTTTCCGACCGGCTCTTCATCGGGGGCGTAGGGGGGATGCTGGCCTTCCAGACCCTGGTGAACCTGGGGGTGGCCCTCGGGGTGATGCCCGTGACCGGCCTCACCCTGCCCCTCTTCTCCTACGGGGGCTCCAGCCTCATGGCCACCCTCCTCTCCTTGGGGTTCGTGCTCCTGTTTCATCGGGACCGGGCCGAGCCCTAG
- a CDS encoding ABC transporter ATP-binding protein, which produces MAGDVLVRLEGVRKRYGRVLALDGVDLEIRRGEFFSLLGPSGCGKTTLLRLLAGFETPDAGRIAIGGKDMAGVPPYQRPVNTVFQNYALFPHMTVAGNIAFGLRMKGLPREEIRRKVAWALELVDLLGLEGRYPRELSGGQKQRVALARALVLEPEVLLLDEPLSALDLKLRQELRVELMQLQRRLGTTFVFVTHDQEEALVMSDRIAVMRAGRLEQVGLPDEVYERPRNRFVADFLGRSNFLPARPHPLGAETPVGSLRLKAPLEREGLLVIRPEKIRLYPRKGDLARENLVLARVEEIVYTGAENQYYLRAGEVRLLAYTLNQDLQEPGSEEFAYGEEVFCYLPPENLVVIHE; this is translated from the coding sequence GTGGCCGGGGACGTCTTGGTGCGCCTAGAGGGGGTGCGGAAGCGCTACGGGAGGGTGTTGGCCCTGGACGGGGTGGACCTGGAGATCCGGAGGGGGGAGTTCTTCAGCCTCCTGGGGCCTTCGGGCTGCGGGAAGACCACCCTCCTCAGGCTCCTTGCGGGGTTTGAAACCCCCGATGCGGGCCGCATCGCCATCGGCGGCAAGGACATGGCCGGGGTGCCGCCCTACCAGCGCCCCGTGAACACGGTGTTCCAGAACTACGCCCTCTTTCCCCACATGACCGTGGCGGGGAACATCGCCTTCGGCCTCAGGATGAAGGGCCTTCCCCGGGAGGAGATCCGGAGGAAGGTGGCCTGGGCCCTGGAGCTCGTGGACCTCCTGGGCCTCGAGGGCCGCTACCCAAGGGAGCTCTCCGGAGGGCAGAAGCAGCGGGTGGCCCTGGCCCGGGCTCTGGTCCTGGAGCCCGAGGTCCTCCTCCTGGACGAGCCCCTCTCCGCCTTGGACCTCAAGCTCCGCCAGGAGCTCAGGGTGGAGCTCATGCAGCTCCAGAGGCGGCTTGGCACCACCTTCGTCTTCGTCACCCACGACCAGGAGGAGGCCCTGGTCATGTCCGACCGCATCGCGGTGATGCGCGCGGGGCGGCTGGAGCAGGTGGGCCTTCCCGACGAGGTCTACGAAAGGCCCAGAAACCGCTTCGTGGCCGACTTCCTGGGCCGCTCCAACTTCCTCCCCGCCCGGCCCCACCCCCTGGGGGCGGAGACCCCGGTGGGCTCCTTGCGCCTAAAGGCCCCCCTGGAGCGGGAGGGGCTTTTGGTCATCCGCCCGGAAAAGATCCGCCTCTACCCCCGGAAGGGGGACTTGGCGCGGGAGAACCTGGTCTTGGCCCGGGTGGAGGAGATCGTCTACACGGGGGCGGAGAACCAGTACTACCTCAGGGCAGGGGAGGTGCGCCTTCTGGCCTACACCCTGAACCAGGACCTGCAGGAGCCCGGCTCCGAGGAGTTCGCCTACGGGGAGGAGGTCTTTTGCTACCTTCCCCCGGAAAACCTGGTGGTGATCCATGAATGA
- a CDS encoding ABC transporter permease yields the protein MNEAATPGQRLLRVLVTVGPAGLWLLLFVLLPTLLVLLASLATRGPFGGLEGPLGFHNYLRLLEAPYLRAFAQSLLVGALATLFSALLGYPLAFYIARHPRRDLLLLLLLLPFFTNFLIRVYAWLVLLQREGVVNAFLQTFGLGPFTLYPSFLAVVLATVYTFLPFFVLPVYASVERIDWQLLEAAYDLGARPFRAFFHAVLPQTYPGLFAGSVLVFIPAMGTFVVADLLGAGRVVLIGNLIQQQFGITRDWAFGAALSVFLMGFVLLALYLYARLQRERGLEDLV from the coding sequence ATGAATGAGGCGGCCACCCCCGGGCAGCGCCTCCTCCGGGTCCTGGTGACCGTGGGGCCCGCGGGGCTTTGGCTCCTCCTCTTCGTCCTCCTGCCCACCCTTTTGGTCCTCCTGGCCTCCCTCGCCACCCGGGGGCCCTTCGGGGGGCTGGAGGGGCCTTTGGGCTTCCACAACTACCTTCGCCTCCTCGAGGCCCCCTACCTGCGGGCCTTCGCCCAAAGCCTCCTCGTGGGGGCGCTGGCCACCCTCTTCTCCGCCCTTCTCGGCTACCCTTTGGCCTTCTACATCGCCCGCCACCCGAGGCGGGACCTCCTCCTTCTCCTCCTCCTCCTGCCCTTTTTCACCAACTTCCTCATCCGGGTCTACGCCTGGCTGGTGCTGCTGCAGCGGGAGGGGGTGGTGAACGCCTTCCTCCAGACCTTCGGCCTCGGCCCCTTCACCCTCTACCCCTCCTTCCTCGCCGTGGTCCTGGCCACGGTCTACACCTTCTTGCCCTTCTTCGTCCTGCCCGTCTACGCCAGCGTGGAGCGGATAGACTGGCAGCTCCTAGAGGCTGCCTACGACCTGGGGGCGAGACCCTTTAGGGCCTTCTTCCACGCCGTGCTTCCCCAGACCTACCCCGGTCTCTTTGCGGGAAGCGTCCTCGTCTTCATCCCCGCCATGGGCACCTTTGTGGTGGCCGACCTCCTCGGGGCGGGGCGGGTGGTCCTCATCGGCAACCTCATCCAGCAGCAGTTCGGTATCACCCGGGACTGGGCCTTTGGGGCCGCCCTCAGCGTGTTCCTGATGGGCTTTGTCCTCCTCGCCCTCTACCTCTACGCCCGCCTCCAAAGGGAAAGGGGCCTTGAGGACCTGGTATGA
- a CDS encoding ABC transporter permease yields the protein MRRLLALHALLVYAFLYLPILVIVALSFNESRRGVRFTGFTLDWYRALFQDPRVLEYFLNTLVVAFTSTLVATVLGTLLALGLVRYRFPGKGFLRYLLYIPVVVPDVVLGISLLLLFAFARELLGFPRLSLLTVILGHITFQVAFVTLVVRSRLLLLDPGLEEAARDLGARGLQTFLYVTLPLAWPGVAAGALLALTLSLDDFVVTFFTAGPGATTLPLYIYSSVKLGVSPKVHALSTLVVGLTAFFLAMGYALSRRRL from the coding sequence ATGAGGCGGCTTCTCGCCCTCCACGCCCTCTTGGTCTACGCCTTCCTCTACCTCCCCATCCTGGTCATCGTGGCCCTCTCCTTCAACGAGAGCCGCCGGGGGGTGCGCTTCACCGGCTTCACCTTGGACTGGTACCGGGCCCTCTTCCAGGACCCCAGGGTCTTGGAGTACTTCCTCAACACCCTGGTGGTGGCCTTCACCTCCACCCTGGTGGCCACCGTTTTGGGCACCCTCCTGGCGTTGGGCCTGGTGCGCTACCGCTTCCCTGGCAAGGGCTTTCTCCGCTACCTCCTCTACATCCCGGTGGTGGTGCCCGACGTGGTCCTGGGGATCTCCCTCCTCCTCCTCTTCGCCTTCGCCCGGGAGCTTTTGGGGTTTCCAAGGCTTTCCCTGCTCACGGTGATCCTGGGGCACATCACCTTCCAGGTGGCCTTCGTAACCCTGGTGGTGCGCTCCCGGCTCCTCCTCCTGGACCCGGGCCTCGAGGAGGCCGCCCGGGACCTGGGCGCGAGGGGCCTCCAGACCTTCCTCTACGTGACCTTGCCCCTGGCCTGGCCGGGGGTGGCCGCCGGGGCCCTTCTCGCCCTCACCCTCTCCCTGGACGACTTCGTGGTCACCTTCTTCACCGCCGGGCCCGGGGCCACCACCCTGCCCCTTTACATCTACTCCAGCGTCAAGCTGGGGGTGAGCCCCAAGGTCCACGCCCTCTCCACCCTCGTCGTGGGCCTCACCGCCTTCTTCCTGGCCATGGGGTATGCTCTTAGCCGGAGGCGCCTATGA
- a CDS encoding polyamine ABC transporter substrate-binding protein, producing the protein MMGKAPPLLLLGLALLLSACPRQQGVETLYFLNWADYIPEELVRKFERETGARVVLDTFESPEAMLAKLKAGADREFSLVVAPDYYVLQMAREGLIAPLDRDRLRNLANLDPFFQDPPYDPGLQYSVPYLWGTTGLAYREDLVQGPVDSYAVLFDPEAQVGPFLLLDEMRETIGAALRYLGYSVNTTDPEALERAKELLIAAKARSVGFAGGVEALNRLMGGDAAVTLAYSGDVFQAQGEDPRLRYVLPKEGGTLWTDALVILARGPAQDLAYRFIDFLLEPENAAELAAYTRYATPVALALPLLPEEMRQDPTIFPPEEVRAGMEYLEDLGPDIALYDRVWTEVKAR; encoded by the coding sequence ATGATGGGAAAAGCCCCTCCTCTCCTACTGCTAGGCCTGGCCCTCCTCCTCAGCGCCTGCCCTAGGCAGCAAGGGGTGGAGACCCTCTACTTCCTGAACTGGGCCGACTACATCCCCGAGGAGCTGGTGAGGAAGTTCGAGCGGGAGACCGGGGCCAGGGTGGTCCTGGACACCTTTGAGTCCCCCGAGGCCATGCTGGCCAAGCTCAAGGCGGGGGCGGACCGGGAGTTCTCCTTGGTGGTGGCCCCCGATTACTACGTCCTGCAGATGGCCCGGGAGGGCCTCATCGCCCCCTTGGACCGGGACCGGCTGAGGAACCTGGCCAACCTGGACCCCTTCTTCCAGGACCCCCCCTACGACCCCGGCCTCCAGTACTCCGTCCCCTACCTCTGGGGCACCACGGGCCTGGCCTACCGGGAGGACCTGGTCCAGGGCCCCGTGGACTCCTACGCCGTCCTCTTTGACCCCGAGGCCCAGGTGGGCCCCTTTCTCCTCCTGGACGAGATGCGGGAGACCATCGGGGCCGCCCTCAGGTACCTGGGCTACTCGGTGAACACCACCGACCCCGAGGCCCTGGAAAGGGCCAAGGAGCTCCTCATCGCCGCCAAGGCCCGCTCCGTGGGCTTCGCCGGGGGCGTGGAGGCCCTGAACCGCCTCATGGGCGGGGACGCGGCGGTGACCCTGGCCTACTCCGGCGATGTCTTCCAGGCCCAGGGGGAAGACCCCCGGCTGCGCTACGTCCTCCCCAAGGAGGGGGGCACCCTCTGGACGGACGCTTTGGTGATCCTGGCCCGGGGCCCGGCCCAGGACCTGGCCTACCGCTTCATCGACTTCCTCCTGGAGCCGGAAAACGCCGCCGAGCTCGCCGCCTACACCCGCTACGCCACCCCGGTGGCCCTGGCCCTTCCCCTGCTTCCCGAGGAGATGCGCCAGGACCCCACGATCTTCCCCCCGGAGGAGGTACGGGCCGGGATGGAGTACCTCGAGGACCTGGGGCCAGACATCGCCCTCTACGACCGGGTCTGGACCGAGGTCAAGGCCCGCTAA
- a CDS encoding c-type cytochrome encodes MNRLLPLLLLLGLPVSAQGAEALWARACAQCHGERAQGLRPYPGLGEAAPLFATPEGRRYLVLVVLYGKKGASGLMPGFAQLKDEELAALLNHLLALLRAKGEPFGPEDIRKERGQNLAPGQIRRP; translated from the coding sequence ATGAACCGCCTCCTCCCCCTCCTCCTCCTCCTGGGCCTCCCCGTCTCTGCCCAGGGTGCGGAGGCCCTCTGGGCCAGGGCCTGCGCCCAGTGCCACGGGGAGAGGGCCCAGGGGCTAAGGCCCTACCCCGGGCTAGGGGAGGCGGCCCCCCTCTTCGCCACCCCGGAGGGGCGGAGGTACCTGGTCCTGGTGGTCCTCTACGGCAAGAAGGGGGCCTCGGGGCTTATGCCCGGCTTCGCCCAGCTCAAGGACGAGGAGCTCGCCGCCCTCCTCAACCACCTCCTGGCCCTCCTCAGGGCCAAGGGGGAGCCCTTTGGGCCCGAAGACATCAGGAAGGAACGGGGCCAGAACCTGGCCCCAGGCCAGATCCGGCGCCCCTAG
- the ilvD gene encoding dihydroxy-acid dehydratase, producing MRSDRIKKGLQQAPARAMLRAVGVGDEDFSRPFVGVVNTFTDGMPCNAHLRELALDLKAGLREAGVFPFEFGAPAISDGISMGTPGMRASLVSREVIADSIELIAQGYLYDGMAVLSACDKTIPGGAMGVIRSGVPGMVLYGGTIAPGLYGERKLTIVEVFEAVGQRAAGKITEDELLEIERRAIPGPGACGGQYTANTMAMVLEVLGLSPVGYNAIPAVHPEKAKATREAGRILAWAIEKGWKPQDFLTRRSFLNAIATVAATGGSTNAVLHLLAMAKEAGVELSLSDFDQVSRKTPVIADLRPWGTHTAWELYEAGGTALVFKRLLEADLLYGEEKTLTGRALAEEVERVYREAQEQRVVFPVEKALKPQGGLVVLWGNLAPRGAVLKLAGTERTSFEGPARVFDSEEEAMAKVLAKEIRPGDVVVIRYVGPRGAPGMPEMLSVTSALVGEGLGPEVALLTDGRFSGGTRGLMIGHIAPEAFVGGPIALLEEGDRVRVDVENRLLEVLLPEEELKRRQTRWRPRPPAFARGLFARYAHLVGQADEGAALADPEG from the coding sequence ATGAGATCAGACCGCATCAAGAAGGGCTTGCAGCAGGCCCCGGCCCGGGCCATGCTCCGGGCGGTGGGCGTGGGGGACGAGGACTTCTCTAGGCCCTTCGTGGGCGTGGTGAACACCTTCACCGACGGGATGCCCTGCAACGCCCACCTGAGGGAACTCGCCTTAGACCTGAAGGCGGGGCTTAGGGAGGCCGGGGTCTTCCCCTTTGAGTTCGGGGCCCCCGCCATCTCCGACGGGATCAGCATGGGCACCCCGGGGATGCGGGCGAGCCTCGTAAGCCGCGAGGTCATCGCCGATAGCATCGAGCTCATCGCCCAGGGCTACCTCTACGACGGGATGGCGGTGCTTTCCGCCTGCGACAAGACCATCCCCGGGGGGGCCATGGGGGTCATAAGGAGCGGGGTTCCCGGGATGGTCCTCTACGGGGGGACCATCGCCCCTGGCCTCTATGGAGAGCGCAAGCTCACCATCGTGGAGGTCTTTGAGGCCGTGGGCCAGCGGGCGGCGGGGAAGATCACGGAGGATGAGCTTTTGGAGATTGAGAGGCGGGCCATCCCTGGCCCCGGGGCCTGCGGGGGGCAGTACACGGCCAACACCATGGCCATGGTCCTCGAGGTCCTGGGCCTCTCCCCCGTGGGCTACAACGCCATCCCCGCTGTCCACCCGGAAAAGGCCAAGGCCACCCGGGAGGCGGGCCGCATCCTGGCCTGGGCCATAGAGAAGGGCTGGAAGCCCCAGGACTTCCTCACCCGGAGGAGCTTCCTCAACGCCATCGCCACCGTGGCCGCCACGGGCGGGAGCACCAACGCCGTCCTCCACCTCCTGGCCATGGCCAAGGAGGCGGGGGTGGAGCTGAGCCTTAGCGACTTTGACCAGGTCTCCCGCAAGACCCCGGTCATCGCCGACCTCAGGCCCTGGGGCACCCACACCGCCTGGGAGCTCTACGAGGCGGGAGGCACGGCTCTGGTCTTCAAAAGGCTCCTGGAGGCGGACCTCCTCTATGGCGAGGAGAAGACCCTCACCGGGCGCGCCCTGGCGGAGGAGGTGGAACGGGTCTACCGGGAGGCCCAGGAGCAGAGGGTGGTCTTCCCCGTGGAAAAGGCCCTCAAGCCCCAGGGGGGGCTCGTGGTCCTCTGGGGGAACCTGGCCCCGAGGGGGGCGGTCCTGAAGCTTGCGGGCACGGAACGCACCTCCTTTGAGGGCCCGGCTCGGGTCTTCGACTCTGAGGAGGAGGCCATGGCCAAGGTCCTGGCCAAGGAGATCCGCCCCGGGGACGTGGTGGTCATCCGCTACGTGGGGCCTAGGGGGGCCCCCGGCATGCCGGAGATGCTCTCCGTGACCAGCGCCCTCGTGGGCGAGGGCCTGGGCCCCGAGGTGGCCCTCCTCACCGACGGGCGCTTCTCCGGGGGAACCCGGGGCCTGATGATCGGCCACATCGCCCCCGAGGCCTTCGTGGGCGGGCCCATCGCCCTCCTAGAGGAGGGGGATCGGGTCAGGGTAGACGTGGAAAACCGCCTTCTGGAGGTGCTCCTTCCCGAGGAGGAGCTGAAGAGGCGCCAGACCCGCTGGCGGCCCCGCCCCCCCGCCTTCGCCAGGGGCCTCTTCGCCCGCTACGCCCATCTGGTGGGCCAGGCGGACGAGGGGGCGGCGCTGGCCGACCCGGAGGGCTAG